The sequence GTGTGGTGGTTGAGGAAGAGGCCGACGGCGCGGAGGAAACGGCCGATGAACGCGCGGCCGACGAAGACACAGATCCAACGGTGGCCGTCGATACGCCAACCAACGGACAATCGCCGGAGGCGTGAGCGCGCTACGGCGGTTTGCACCGGCCGATGCGGATAGCGCCTGGGCACGCACTACGGCTGCGCTATGGCGCGTGCGGCGTGCTGTAGCCGCGGCGCGTCCTTCATCGAAATTGGGCGCATTTTGTGCATTGCAGATGGACAAGCTGTCCCTCATTTTGTATCGTGGTGGTGCAGTATGCACCATCCGCTGTTTCTGTAGCTCGCTCACATAAGACTTCATATTATGGCTGAAGCAACGACGTCCCACATCGCCGACCTTTTGGGCGACGAAGCCGCCTCGCTCCTCGATCATACCTGCGACAAGATCAGCAAAGACCAGTTGCATCTGCCGGGTCCGGACTTTGTGGACCGCGTGTGGATCGACTCCGACCGCAACCCGCGTGTGCTGCGCAACCTCCAGCAGATGTTCAACACCGGCCGCTTGGCCGGAACGGGCTACCTCTCCATTTTGCCCGTCGACCAGGGCATCGAGCACTCCGGCGGCGCGTCGTTTGCCCCGAACCCGATCTATTTTGATCCGGAGAACATCATTGAGCTGGCCATTGAAGGCGGGTGCAACGCGGTGGCTACCACCTACGGCGTACTGGGCAGCGTGGCCCGCAAGTACGCCCACAAGATTCCGTTCATCCTGAAGTTCAATCACAACGAGCTGCTGTCGTACCCCAACACGTACGACCAGACGCTCTACGCATCGGTTGAGGACGCCTTCGACATGGGCTGTGCCGGCGTGGGCGCCACCATCTACTTTGGCTCGGACAACTCGACGCGCCAGATTCAGGAGGTGACGCAGGCCTTTGCGCGGGCCCACGAGTTGGGCATGTTCACCATTTTGTGGTGCTACGTGCGCAATTCGGCCTTCACAATTGACGGCAAAAACTACGAAGCCTCGGCCGACCTCACCGGGCAGGCCAACCACATCGGCGTAACCATTGAGGCGGACATCATCAAGCAGAAGCAGCCCACCCTGAACGGCGGCTACAAGGCGCTTAACATGGGCGATTCGAGCTACGGGAAGCTTGATGAGCGCATCTACACGAAGCTCTCGGGCGATCACCCGATCGACATGACGCGCTATCAGGTGGCCAACTGCTACATGGGGCGCGCCGGGCTCATTAACTCGGGCGGCGGCTCGGGCAAAAATGACCTGCAGCAGGTGGTGCGCACCGCTGTGATTAACAAGCGGGCCGGCGGGATGGGCCTCATCTCCGGCCGCAAAGCCTTCCAGAAGCCCATGGAGGACGGCGTTGAGATCTTGAACGCCATTCAGGATGTGTACCGCAACGAGGACATCACCGTCGCCTAACCCACGATATCCTTGCATCCAAGCAGCAGGGTCCCGCAGGTACCTGCTATCCCGAAGCGCACTCTCTGTCTGAGGGTGCGCTTTTTTGTGCAATACGTCCACCGTTCAAATCTCAACAAGCAAACAGCCCGTCGGCCGCGTGTGGACCGACGGGCTGCTATGTATGGTACCCAAACGTGAAGCGTGCGGCTACTGTGTAACTTTGTAGATCCAGGCCGTGAGCGTCCCGTAGCCCGCAAAGACCAACGCCACGGCAACGTGCTGCCCTACCCCCATCGGCTCGGTGTTCAGGATGAAGTACGTCAGCGCGTAGAGCGACAGCCCAAAGCTCGTGCCTAGAGGGAGCGCCAGGCTTTTCGATCGGCGATGGATGAGCCACCCCAGGGGCACCGTCACAAGCGTCGCAATCACAAAGTGGATGAACAGGATGGGCGCCAGGTACGTCACCAGCTGCGGGCCCGGCTCAAAGTTAAGCACCTTCGGAATGAAGTGCGTGGGGCCCATTGGGTTGTCGGCCCCCATCCAGTGCGTGGCGTACTCGAAGAAGATGAACGCACCGCCGGCAAGAAACGCTGCGCACAAAATGCCGCGCAGGCTAATGTCGGAGACATACTCGGCACTTTCGCCGGTCGAACCAAGCTGCTGAGGAGGCTTTGCCTTGGTGGTAGCCATAACTGATGAAGCAACGGTGAAAAAATAGCATATGTTGTACCTACCGCTGCTCGTCTTGCCGGTTGCAGCAGACGCTGTCTAGTTACAAAGTCCGTACATCCACGAAGCCCCGCATCCATGCGCTACGGCGGACATCACGCGGGTGCCGGGAGCTCCGCCTTTTTCGTTTTGGGCGCGGCCGTCTCGGAAGGAAGGGAAGCGCTGGGAAGTTGAATGTCCGGGGCGTCGGGGCGAAAGTTGAGGAGCACCTCCAGCACCTCGTCTTTGGTGTCTTGCTGCATGAGCCGGTGCCGCAGCTTGCTGGCGTTACGAAAGCCTTTGAAGTAGCCGCTGTAGTTTTTTCGCATCTCCAGCACGCCGGTCCGCTCGCCCAGCCACTCGCACTTCATCGACAAGTGCTCGGCCACCACCTGCACGCGCTCTTCCCAGCCGGGCGGCGGGGGGACCTCGCCCGTTTCCATATACGTTTTTGCCTGCTGAAAAATCCAGGGGTTGCCGATCGCGCCGCGGCCAATCATCACGGCATCGACGCCCGTCTCGTTGAACATGGCATCAATCCGCTCGGGGTCGAGCGCGTCGCCGTTGCCAATGAGCGGGATGTTGGTTACGCCGTCCGTCTTAATACGCCGCAGCCACGGCCAGCGCGCATCCCCGGTGTACTGCTGCTCGCGCGTGCGGGCATGCACGGCTAGCGCCGCAATGCCCAGGCGCTCCAGCCGCCGGGCAACCTCCACAATGCGAATAGAGTCGTCGTCCCAGCCCAGACGCGTTTTGACGGTGACCGGACGGTTCGAGTGCTCGAGCACGGCGGCCGTGATGGCTTCCATCTTGTCGAGGTCGCGGAGGATGCCCGCGCCGCCGTCCTTGCGCACGATTTTACGCACCGGACAGCCGAAGTTGATGTCGATCACATCGGGGCCCGCGGCATCCACGAGTGGGGTTGCCCGGCGCACCTCGTCGAGCGCGCCGCCCCACACCTGAATGCCGATGGGACGCTCCGCCTCGTAGATGTCGAGCTTCTGGTGCGCATCGTCTACGTCCCGCAGGAGCCCGGCCGACGAGACAAACTCGGTGTAGAGCATGTCTGCGCCGTACCGCTTGCACAGGATGCGAAACGGCGGGTCGCTCACGTCCTCCATGGGCGCGAGAAACAAGGGGCGGTCGGAAAATTCGAGGGGGCCAATGCGCATGGCACGCGAAGCACAGAACCGGGATGACACCGAAACATGGATGCGGCCCAACTTTTTTCCTCAGCGGGCTGTTCCTTTGCAGGGGAAGCAGACGCGACCGTTTCTTTTGTGCGACGCCTGATCTATACTTCAGCGCAACCGCCGCTCACCGTTACCCTCGTGCCTCATGCGACGCCTCGTTGCCGCCTGGTGTGTTCTCCTCCTGATGCCCGCCGCCCTACCCGCGCAGCCCGCGCAATGGATCGAACCGTTTGCGCGCGACTCCACGCGCCTCGTCCTCTCGCGGCCCGCGCAAAAAGGCGCCTTCCTGGATGTGGTGGGACGCCGCGCAGCACTGCTCGGCTACGAAAACGAATCGTTTGAGGTGTGGACCTATCCGCTGAAGCTGGTGCACGACTGGCGGCTGAAGTTCTCCATTGCGGGCTACCCGCTGGCCTACGACGGGCGCGACCTCATGACCCGCATCACGGTGCGGCCGGAGGCGACAACCATCACCTACACCCACGCGGCGTTCACCGTGCGGCAAGTTGTGTTTGCCCCGATTGACGCGCCCGGCGTGGTGATGCTCCTGGATGTGGAAAGCGTGCGGCCGGTGACGGTACACGGCGTCTTTCGGCCCGACCTGCGCCTGATGTGGCCCGCGGGCATGCCGCAAGACAACATCGCGTTTGACGCGGCCCGCGATCGCTACCAGCTGACGGTGCCCGGCCATCCCTACGCCGGGGTCATCGCGGCCCCCGGGGCGCGCGACGTCTCGCTGATGCCGTACCAGGAGGAGCCGCGCAACGTGCCCGCCGAGTTTGTCATCGAGACGACGCCCGCTACGACCCGTAACCGGTGGCTGCCCATCGTCTTTGCCGGCAGCATGGACAGCCTCGCCGCTGCCCACGCCACCGCCGACCGGCTTCTGCAAAACGCTGCCTCGCTCTATCAGCAGAATGTCGCGCACTACCGCGCGGTGTTGCGCGAATCGGTGCAGCTCGACACGCCCGACGACCGCCTTGACCGGGCCATGGACTGGGCCCTGATTGGAATGGACAAGGGCTTTGCCACCAATCCGCAGCTGGGCACCGGGCTCGTGGCGGGCTTCCGCACGGCGGGCGCGAGCGACCGCCCCGGCTTTGCCTGGTTCTTTGGCCGCGATGCGCTCTGGACCGCCTTCGCCCTGACGGCCGCGGGCGACACGGAAGGGACCCGCACGGCGCTCAACTTCCTCCAGACCTATCAGCGTGCCGACGGCAAAATTCCCCACGAGGTGTCGCAGAGCGCTGCTCTTGTGGACTGGTTTGCCGACTTTCCGTACCCCTGGGCCAGCGCCGATGCGACGCCGTTGTTCATCATTGCGCACGCCGATCTCTACCAGACCACCGGCGACCGCGCCTTCCTCCAAAAGCACTGGGAGGCCCTCCGGAAGGCCTACCGCTTCTCGAAACGCACCGATACCGACGGCGATCATCTCATCGAGAACACGAACGTGGGCCACGCCTGGATTGAGGGGGGCCTGCTGTACCCGTCGCACGAAGAGCTCTACCTGCAAGGGTTGTGGGCCGAGGCCGCCCGCAGCATGGCCACGCTCGCTACCGTCATGGACGCTCCGGCGTTGGCCCGCGAGGCCCGCGCGGTGCACGCGCAGGTTGTGGCGGCGATGGAGGCCACCTACTGGCTCCCCCGACGCGGCCACTACGCCCTGGGCACCCGGCGGCCCGCCCCCGGCAACGAGCGCTACACCGCAAGCAGCGTGCTTCCGGCCGTGCCGCTGTGGTGGGGCCTGCTCGACAGCGCCCGTGCGGCCTCGCAAATTGACCACCTGGGCAGTGGCGCCCTGGCTACCGACTGGGGGCACCGCATTGTGGCACAGACGAGCGACGTGTACGATCCGTTGTCGTATCACAACGGATCGGTGTGGCCCCTCTTTACCGGATGGGCCGCGATGGGCGCCTATCGGTACACGCGGCCGCACGTGGGGTACCAGGCCCTGATGAGCACGGCCCTGCTCACCACGCAAGATGCCCTGGGCTACATCACCGAACTGCTGTCGGGCGACTTCAACACCGCCTTTGGACGCACCTCGCACCACCAGATCTGGTCGGAAGCGATGATTGTGACGCCGGCGTTGCGCGGGCTCCTGGGCCTGCGCGTGCGGGATGGCGGACGCACGCTGCACGTTGCGCCGCAGCTACCGGCCAACTGGGACCACCTGCAGGCACGCAATGTGCCGGCCGGCAACGAGCGCTACACGCTGACGCTGCTTCGCACCGACAGCACCTATCGCCTCACGCTCGCGCCGCAATCCCCGGCAGCGGCCCTTCCGGACGTTGTCTTTGCCCCGGCGCTGCCCGGCGACGCGACGGTCCGTGGCGCGCGCGTGAACGGGGCGGCGGTGGACGTTCGGACGCACGCGGCCGGCGATCGCATGCGGGCGGTCGTTCGGGCATCGAGCGCCGCCGATACGCTGACCCTCACGCTGCAACGCACGCGCGGTACCGATGCGCTGTTGCCCGTGCACGCGCCGGCCCAGGGGGCGATGAATCGCGGGCTGCGGGTGCTGCGCGCTGCCGCCACCACGGGTACGCTGCGCCTCGTGCTGGAGGGCCGCGCCGGGCGCACCTACCGCGTGCCCATCCGCTCGCCCCACCGCCTCACGGCGCCCCCGGGCACATCCATTGTAGAACGCCGCGGCGACATCACCGTGCTGTCTGTGCCTTTTCCGCCCGCCGACACGCGCTACGTGCGGCAGACCCTTCGCGTGCGGTGGTAGACGCGCCCGTCGGCAGCGCGCGGAACGTAGCCGGTAAATTTACGGTTAGATAGGCATCCGACTATTGAAATAAGCGCACCGGAGGCTGTATTATGGCAACAGAGGCAATGAACGAAAGCTGGCGTCGCATTCGCGACCAGATCAAAGAAATCTGGGAAGAGGCCGACTTCGACGACAAAGAGATGAAGCGGGCCCGCGGCGAGATGCACAAGATCGTCGGGCTGATTCACGACAAGACCGGCGAATCGCGTGAGGAAATCCGCCGCAAAATGGGCGCAATCCTGTAGCTTTCGTCCGCGCTCGCTTGCTTTCTTGCGCACTGCGCACCGGCGCCTGTCTCGCACTTGCGGACAGGCGCTTTCGTTTGGTTTTTACGCACACACCCTTGCTGTTGCATGTCTGATGTTGACGCTACATCCCTTGGCGCCGCTGCCGATCATGAAAGCGCTTCCTACCAGGAGCACGCGGCCCGCTACGAAGCCCTGCTGCAAACCATGAACGAACGCGCCGCCGCCGTGCGCGCCGGCGGGGGCCAGCGGCGCATTGACCGCCAGCACGAGCGCGGCAAGCTCACGGCCCGCGAGCGCATCGAATACGTGCTCGACGATCCGGACGACTTCAAGGAGCTTGGGCTCTTTGCGGGCTACGAGATGTACGAGGAGGAAGGCGGCTGCCCGGCCGGCGGCACCGTGATGGGCCTCGGCACCATCAGCGGACGCCTCACCCTGGTGGTGGCCAACGATGCCACCGTAAAGGCCGGCGCGTGGTTTCCCATTACCGCCAAGAAGAACCTGCGGGCCCAGGAAATTGCCCTGGAGAACCACGTGCCCATCGTGTACCTCGTCGACTCGGCCGGGGTCTACCTGCCCATGCAGGACGAAATCTTTCCCGACAAAGAGCACTTTGGGCGCATCTTTCGCAACAACGCCCGTCTCTCCAGCCGCGGCATCCCGCAGATTGCCGCCATCATGGGCAGTTGCGTAGCGGGCGGCGCCTACCTGCCGATTATGTCGGACGAGGCCATCATCGTCAATGGCACCGGCTCGGTCTTTTTGGCCGGACCGTTTTTGGTAAAGGCGGCCATCGGCGAGGAAGTGGACGAGGACGAGCTGGGCGGTGCGGTAACGCACTCTGAAATCTCGGGCGTGACCGACTACACCGCCGCGACGGACGAAGAGGCGCTCGACATTGTGCGCAACCTGATGGACCACATGGGGCCGGTGGAGCGCTTCGGCTTTACGCGCGCGACGCCCCAAGAACCAGCGTTTGCCGCTGATGAGCTGTACGGCCTCTTCCCCAGCGCAGGCACGCCGCAGTACGACGCCCGCGACATCCTGGCGCGCATCGTAGATGCCGAGTCGTGGACGGAATACAAGGCGGGCTACGGGCAAACGCTCGTTACCGGCTACGCCCGCATCGACGGCTGGAACGTGGGTGTTGTGGCCAACCAGCGCAACATCGTCCGTAAAAATGTGGGCCACGAGAAGCGCGGCGAAATCCAAGTGGGCGGCGTGATCTATGGCGACGCAGCAGACAAGGCCGCACGCTTCATCATGAATTGCAATCAGAAGCACATCCCGCTGGTGTTCTTCCAGGACGTCACCGGCTTCATGGTGGGCAAGCGCGCCGAGCACAGCGGCATCATCAAGGACGGCGCCAAGATGGTGAACGCGGTCGCCAACAGCACCGTGCCCAAGTTTACGGTGGTCATGGGCAACTCGTACGGCGCCGGCAACTACGCCATGTGCGGGCGGGCATACGACCCGCGCTTGATGCTCGCCTGGCCAACGGCCAAGATCGCCGTGATGGGCGGCACACAAGCGGCGAAGGTGCTCAAGCAGATCCAGGTGCGCGCCCTGCAGAAGAAAGGCAAGGAGCTCTCGGAAGAAGACGAGCAGGAGCTTCTCTCAACCATCGAGGACCGCTACGAAGAGCAAACGACCGCCTACTACGCCGCGGCCCGCCTCTGGACCGACGCCCTCATCGATCCCACCGCCACGCGCGAGTGGCTGTCGTTAGGCATCGAGATGGCCGATCACAACCCAACCATGGAGCCGTTCAATCCGGGCGTCATCCAAACCTGATGATGGCCGTTCGAAGCTCACTCGTGCCTTGTTATCAGGATTTGCCGCCGAAAGTCGCACTTACCGTAAGGCCTCGATGCGCGCCCGGTCGACGCGGGTCTATTGCACGAGCGCACCGCGCTGCTGTCCCAGCTGCTTATCCAGACTGCTGAAGAAGGCCTGCACAACGTCCGCCGGGGCTTCGTCGCCGTCGGCCGCGAGAAGTTGCACGGTTACGCGGGCGTTGGTACGCGTCGTGGCTTCTTTGTCTGCGATAACGACGCGATACGGCGTTCGCGTCTTGGCGTCCTGGCGAACAAACGAGAGTTCGTAACGCGATCGCGCGGGCCGGGCGGTGCCCGCGAGTTGGAAATTGGACGCACGGATGACCGCTTGCGCGGCCGTTAGCACCTGCCCAACGGACGACTGGCTGTACGTACGCATTGCGCCCTCCCCAGCGCCACCCGATAGGGACTGCGTGACCGAACAACCAGCAACAAGAACAGACACGCTCAGAAGAAATGCAGCGAGCACGTGATTCATAAAGGTAGCATGTAAGCAATAAAGGCCAGGTACGTCAGGATACGCACTGCGCTGGATGAAGACAAGCCGCGTCACTCGGATGTGCGCAGGCTGCGGGGCAGAAGGCCGCGCTGCACCCCTTCCAACACGGCAAGCACCGCAACGGTGAGCACGGCCGCCGGCACGGTGCCTTCCAAGATGAGACCTACGTCGGCGCGGCGAATGCCGGTGAGGATTGGCTGCCCATAGCCGCCGGCGCCAATGAGGGCACCGAGCGTGGCCGTTCCGATGTTGATGACGGCCGCGATTTTGATGCCCGCCCCTATCGAGCGGGCGGCCAGCGGAAGATCGACGCGCAGGAGCTTAGCCGTGGGAGAGAGTCCGAGCACCGCCGCCGATTCCTGCAGCGACGGTTCGATGCCGCGCAGTCCGGTGAAGGTATTCCACACGATGGGCAGCAGGCTATAGAGCGTAAGCGCCAGCACCGCCGGCGCGTAGCCCAATCCGATGAGCGGCACCATGAGGGCCAGCAGCGCCAGGGAGGGAATCGTGTAGGTGACGCCCACGAGCAACAGCACGCCGGGGCCTACCCACCGCACGCGGGCCGCGACAATACCCAGCGGAATGCCCAGCACTACGGCCACGGCCAGCGAAACGCCCACCAGCCCCACGTGCTCGCGCGTCCGCTGCCACACGCGATCGACCCACGACGCGGCCGGTGGCGGCGTTACGCGCAGCGACGAGAAGGTACGATTGAGGAAGCGCGCCGCGACGACGGTCTCCCGCTGCCCGTCAATTTTGGCGCGCCGGTTGAGCCGCTGCATGGTGGCCGCATCGATGCGGCCGGCCAGCCGCTGAAGGGCCTGTGCCGCCGCAGCCGGCAGATCGGCCCGGTAGACGTAGACGGCCTGGTATGCCGGAAAAAAGTTGCGGGTGTCCGCAAGCACGCGCAGATCGTGGGCCGCCAGTTCGGCATCGGTGGTGTACACATCGGTGACGTCGATCGCCCCGCTGCGCAGCCCGCGATAGGCCAGCGCGTGGTCGACGCCCTGCGCCGACTGCGGCAGCTCGTAGGCCCGCTTCAGCGCCGGCCAGCCATCGCTGCGCTTCATAAACTCGTTGGTGAACGCAAACGTGAGGTCCGGATGCGCCCGCAGGTCGGCAATGGACTCGATGCCCAGGCGCCGGGCCTGCGCGGCGCGCATGCCGAGGGCGTAGGTGTTGTTGAAGCCGAGCGGCGCGGTCATGCGCAGGTTGTAGTGCGCGAGCGTATCGCGGAGCGCGGCCCGCGTAGGGGCAGTGCCCGGCAAAATTTCTTGCGTAAGCGTGCCCGTGTACGCCGGATACACATCGAGCCCGCCGCGCAGCAGGGCCTCCCACAGAAAGCGCGAGCCGCCCAGTTCCGCTTCGTGGCGCGCCGGTAGCGACGTGGTCGCTTCGATGAGGTGCGTAGCCATCCAGCCCAGGATGACGTTCTCGGTGAACTTCTTCGAGCCCACCACCACGCGCGTGCTGTCGGCCGGTTGAGCAGATGTGGGCGCCGGGCCAATCGCCAGCAGAAGCGCCAGCCCCCCGATCAGGCTCCACCGAGATACTTCGGGAGGCCGGGGGAGGCTAAAACGAGCACGTTGAAGAAGCCAGCGGACGGGTTGCATACGGATCATGAGGCGCATCGGGACTTGCGAACGGCCATTGGGCGACAAAGCACCGTGCCTTAACACCGATAGGCCGGCGGTTGTGGTCCCCTCCGTCGAGGATTGGGCAACGGCGTTTCAAGTTGTCAATACGACCGAGCACATAAAAAGCACGCCCCGCCGTTTTGCCGCAGCAGCCGGCTGGGCCCCATCGCCGGTTCCGGACACGGCTGGACCTCCCGCCCGGCTCATATCGTACAAGCG comes from Salisaeta longa DSM 21114 and encodes:
- a CDS encoding class I fructose-bisphosphate aldolase — its product is MAEATTSHIADLLGDEAASLLDHTCDKISKDQLHLPGPDFVDRVWIDSDRNPRVLRNLQQMFNTGRLAGTGYLSILPVDQGIEHSGGASFAPNPIYFDPENIIELAIEGGCNAVATTYGVLGSVARKYAHKIPFILKFNHNELLSYPNTYDQTLYASVEDAFDMGCAGVGATIYFGSDNSTRQIQEVTQAFARAHELGMFTILWCYVRNSAFTIDGKNYEASADLTGQANHIGVTIEADIIKQKQPTLNGGYKALNMGDSSYGKLDERIYTKLSGDHPIDMTRYQVANCYMGRAGLINSGGGSGKNDLQQVVRTAVINKRAGGMGLISGRKAFQKPMEDGVEILNAIQDVYRNEDITVA
- a CDS encoding acyl-CoA carboxylase subunit beta; its protein translation is MSDVDATSLGAAADHESASYQEHAARYEALLQTMNERAAAVRAGGGQRRIDRQHERGKLTARERIEYVLDDPDDFKELGLFAGYEMYEEEGGCPAGGTVMGLGTISGRLTLVVANDATVKAGAWFPITAKKNLRAQEIALENHVPIVYLVDSAGVYLPMQDEIFPDKEHFGRIFRNNARLSSRGIPQIAAIMGSCVAGGAYLPIMSDEAIIVNGTGSVFLAGPFLVKAAIGEEVDEDELGGAVTHSEISGVTDYTAATDEEALDIVRNLMDHMGPVERFGFTRATPQEPAFAADELYGLFPSAGTPQYDARDILARIVDAESWTEYKAGYGQTLVTGYARIDGWNVGVVANQRNIVRKNVGHEKRGEIQVGGVIYGDAADKAARFIMNCNQKHIPLVFFQDVTGFMVGKRAEHSGIIKDGAKMVNAVANSTVPKFTVVMGNSYGAGNYAMCGRAYDPRLMLAWPTAKIAVMGGTQAAKVLKQIQVRALQKKGKELSEEDEQELLSTIEDRYEEQTTAYYAAARLWTDALIDPTATREWLSLGIEMADHNPTMEPFNPGVIQT
- a CDS encoding amylo-alpha-1,6-glucosidase, whose amino-acid sequence is MRRLVAAWCVLLLMPAALPAQPAQWIEPFARDSTRLVLSRPAQKGAFLDVVGRRAALLGYENESFEVWTYPLKLVHDWRLKFSIAGYPLAYDGRDLMTRITVRPEATTITYTHAAFTVRQVVFAPIDAPGVVMLLDVESVRPVTVHGVFRPDLRLMWPAGMPQDNIAFDAARDRYQLTVPGHPYAGVIAAPGARDVSLMPYQEEPRNVPAEFVIETTPATTRNRWLPIVFAGSMDSLAAAHATADRLLQNAASLYQQNVAHYRAVLRESVQLDTPDDRLDRAMDWALIGMDKGFATNPQLGTGLVAGFRTAGASDRPGFAWFFGRDALWTAFALTAAGDTEGTRTALNFLQTYQRADGKIPHEVSQSAALVDWFADFPYPWASADATPLFIIAHADLYQTTGDRAFLQKHWEALRKAYRFSKRTDTDGDHLIENTNVGHAWIEGGLLYPSHEELYLQGLWAEAARSMATLATVMDAPALAREARAVHAQVVAAMEATYWLPRRGHYALGTRRPAPGNERYTASSVLPAVPLWWGLLDSARAASQIDHLGSGALATDWGHRIVAQTSDVYDPLSYHNGSVWPLFTGWAAMGAYRYTRPHVGYQALMSTALLTTQDALGYITELLSGDFNTAFGRTSHHQIWSEAMIVTPALRGLLGLRVRDGGRTLHVAPQLPANWDHLQARNVPAGNERYTLTLLRTDSTYRLTLAPQSPAAALPDVVFAPALPGDATVRGARVNGAAVDVRTHAAGDRMRAVVRASSAADTLTLTLQRTRGTDALLPVHAPAQGAMNRGLRVLRAAATTGTLRLVLEGRAGRTYRVPIRSPHRLTAPPGTSIVERRGDITVLSVPFPPADTRYVRQTLRVRW
- a CDS encoding glycine betaine ABC transporter substrate-binding protein — its product is MQPVRWLLQRARFSLPRPPEVSRWSLIGGLALLLAIGPAPTSAQPADSTRVVVGSKKFTENVILGWMATHLIEATTSLPARHEAELGGSRFLWEALLRGGLDVYPAYTGTLTQEILPGTAPTRAALRDTLAHYNLRMTAPLGFNNTYALGMRAAQARRLGIESIADLRAHPDLTFAFTNEFMKRSDGWPALKRAYELPQSAQGVDHALAYRGLRSGAIDVTDVYTTDAELAAHDLRVLADTRNFFPAYQAVYVYRADLPAAAAQALQRLAGRIDAATMQRLNRRAKIDGQRETVVAARFLNRTFSSLRVTPPPAASWVDRVWQRTREHVGLVGVSLAVAVVLGIPLGIVAARVRWVGPGVLLLVGVTYTIPSLALLALMVPLIGLGYAPAVLALTLYSLLPIVWNTFTGLRGIEPSLQESAAVLGLSPTAKLLRVDLPLAARSIGAGIKIAAVINIGTATLGALIGAGGYGQPILTGIRRADVGLILEGTVPAAVLTVAVLAVLEGVQRGLLPRSLRTSE
- the dusB gene encoding tRNA dihydrouridine synthase DusB — protein: MRIGPLEFSDRPLFLAPMEDVSDPPFRILCKRYGADMLYTEFVSSAGLLRDVDDAHQKLDIYEAERPIGIQVWGGALDEVRRATPLVDAAGPDVIDINFGCPVRKIVRKDGGAGILRDLDKMEAITAAVLEHSNRPVTVKTRLGWDDDSIRIVEVARRLERLGIAALAVHARTREQQYTGDARWPWLRRIKTDGVTNIPLIGNGDALDPERIDAMFNETGVDAVMIGRGAIGNPWIFQQAKTYMETGEVPPPPGWEERVQVVAEHLSMKCEWLGERTGVLEMRKNYSGYFKGFRNASKLRHRLMQQDTKDEVLEVLLNFRPDAPDIQLPSASLPSETAAPKTKKAELPAPA